The Aspergillus flavus chromosome 2, complete sequence region TGACCGTCGTCAATGAGGTAGAGACCGTATGGGACGACCCGCTCAGAAGACAAGTTCACcggtggaggaagaacaatCTCGCCCGTCTGCTCATCTGGCAGGCCAGCATTATCCGGCATGTCGTGTAGAGAGTACATCTTCGGGTAGATATATTGGATGAGAAGAGGGAGGGGGAGCGTTGAGAGCAAGCAGAGCGCCGCGGAGCGCATATCAGTCGGAATTTGTGCAGATTTCCGAAGGCCAAGCTACATCATCATGTTAGTCAGTGCCAAGGCTAAGGGGATGGTGGGGATAGATAAAGATTCCTACATTCTTGATCAGTGCGAGGAAAAGAACAGGAAGCCCTCTCAGGTTAGCAGGGAACTGCAGGCCTCCGCCGCTCACACTTCCACCAGCAAGCTCCTTTCGGTAGGTGGCCAGAAGCTCCACGGCCTTGGCCTGCAGGGCTTCACGGGCGGGTTCCAGGCCACTTCCGAGAGCCCGTTCAACAGCCTTGTGGCTGAAGTAAGTAGCGATCGCCTGCTGGTCCGCCGATGCGTAGACATCTGCAAGGCTCTGGGTGGTGGGAAGAGCCAGAGTCAAGACGCGAATTCTCCTCTCACCATTGCATGTAGTATGAAGTACAGCGGTCTGCATACAAACAACAGGTTTTGTAACCGTCTCGTCAATGGCGACTTCAACAACGTAGGCCTGGTCGCGGGGGAAAGCAGGGAACGCGCAGAGGTCGGAACTGCGATTGAAAAAGTTACCGTAAAATGTGCTCATGCGCAGACCGGTCGTAGCACGGACACGGAGGACGGCCTCCAGGCCGATTTCAGACGAGAGGTATTCCGAGAACTCCCGTGCGAACTTGATCGCATCCTCTCCCCGTGCAGCGTTCCATCCAGGATAGAAGTACGTCTGACCGCCAGTATATCTAGGCAGGTTGCTGAGAGACGCCACATCCTGGTActgagaagagaagaggaacaTATCTACAGAGACCTGGGCCTTCGAACACTCCACAGCAAAGCTCTTGTAGAAGCTGTTTGCGGTCTGCAGAAGACCGCTCTCCTTGCTGGTGCCCAGAACCTTCTTGTCCTCTCGCATAGTCAGGGCGCCATGTCCAATGTTGGGAAGAGAGGAGCTAAGAACGGTCATCTTGCCTCCAACAGGGGCGATCAACTTGTAACCAGCACGCAGTGCCGATCCCATAGCACAGCCATTGTTTTGGGTGTTCTGGAACATTTCCTGCAATTTATCCAGGAACGTTTCAATGTTTTCACGGCATTCGCTCAGAGTTACTAGCAAGTCACCAGGGATAGGGAGGAATGGCTCGTCCAAATCGCTGACAACGAGCATCCTTGGATCCGAGTTTTCTGAGCCATCGCGCGGGATGCTGAAGTAGTGGAGGCTGGAGTCGACCGCTATGAAACCCAGTCGCGTCCGGCGGTCCGCATTAGGGATACGTTCGAGACTTTCTTTGATGCACCGAGCACTCGTAGCCAAGAGACCGTTGGTGACAGATGCATAACTAACGTCGATCAAGAAGAGGTAGACGAGTGGCTGCGGGGGGCGCACCATGTACTCTTGCGGTGCAACGAACTCAACAACCGCATGGTTGAGGTCAGGTCGCAATGCCCTATCCGCCGGTCGTTGCAGCGTTGTGTCCCAATCAAAGGCCTGGGGTACGTCATTTGTCAGATTGCACATGTTGCAACGCCAGCGGTGCCCATGATCAAGGAATGTCACGAAGGGATTAATGTAGGATCGGCAACGGCGACAACGAGAGATAACTTGATCTGGGATCACTGGGACCTGGTCTTCCGAATCATGGAGCGCTCCATATGGCTGGATGACAAGAGCGAAAGGCAGCTTGGATTTCTTGAGGAGAGAGTGAGTGGTGGGAACAGCGTTGAGCGTTGACCGGACATATTTAGGGGGGCAGTTGGCAGTAGGGGAGGGATAAACACTGGTCTAAGAGAGAGTCAGTAACTAGCAGCACCGATACTAACACTTCTCCAATTCCGGTACATACTCCTTGAGGTAAAACaattggaggtggaggataGTCAAGTTCCGCAACATTGAATGGTTGTGTAAGGAGGTCTGTCGGGTAAAGATGGTTGAGAACAGGTCGCGGGGCCTGGGCGGCCTGGGGAACGGGCTGCGGTGGCATCAGATGCGGGTCGGTCACCCCCATCGCACCGAACTGTTGGGTCATCTGAGCGACTGCGGGCGCTGCAGGGGCAGCATATCCTTGAGCAGCTGCTTGCATCTGAGTAGGATCCGCCCCGTACACGGGTTGCTGATATCCTGCGGCTTGTGGCTGAGCTGGGTATCCTCCGTAGGTACCACCAGCCGGTAGTTGACCTCCTAGGCCAGCATTGGCACCGGATCCAAGCTCGAAGGCTTCACCGGCATATGCTCGTTTCTTTCTACCTCCATGT contains the following coding sequences:
- a CDS encoding uncharacterized protein (protein transport protein Sec24), with protein sequence MAAPQGGYPPQEGYGQPAGYESPSQQAAGLAPAPAQHGGRKKRAYAGEAFELGSGANAGLGGQLPAGGTYGGYPAQPQAAGYQQPVYGADPTQMQAAAQGYAAPAAPAVAQMTQQFGAMGVTDPHLMPPQPVPQAAQAPRPVLNHLYPTDLLTQPFNVAELDYPPPPIVLPQGTSVYPSPTANCPPKYVRSTLNAVPTTHSLLKKSKLPFALVIQPYGALHDSEDQVPVIPDQVISRCRRCRSYINPFVTFLDHGHRWRCNMCNLTNDVPQAFDWDTTLQRPADRALRPDLNHAVVEFVAPQEYMVRPPQPLVYLFLIDVSYASVTNGLLATSARCIKESLERIPNADRRTRLGFIAVDSSLHYFSIPRDGSENSDPRMLVVSDLDEPFLPIPGDLLVTLSECRENIETFLDKLQEMFQNTQNNGCAMGSALRAGYKLIAPVGGKMTVLSSSLPNIGHGALTMREDKKVLGTSKESGLLQTANSFYKSFAVECSKAQVSVDMFLFSSQYQDVASLSNLPRYTGGQTYFYPGWNAARGEDAIKFAREFSEYLSSEIGLEAVLRVRATTGLRMSTFYGNFFNRSSDLCAFPAFPRDQAYVVEVAIDETVTKPVVCMQTAVLHTTCNGERRIRVLTLALPTTQSLADVYASADQQAIATYFSHKAVERALGSGLEPAREALQAKAVELLATYRKELAGGSVSGGGLQFPANLRGLPVLFLALIKNLGLRKSAQIPTDMRSAALCLLSTLPLPLLIQYIYPKMYSLHDMPDNAGLPDEQTGEIVLPPPVNLSSERVVPYGLYLIDDGQTQFLWVGRDAVPQLIVDVFGLPDKSQLRVGKQNLPDLDNDMNQRVRAVIEKSRDHRSKGCGSIVVPHLYVVKEDGEPGLRLWAQTMLVEDRADQGVSLVQWMGNLQEKV